The proteins below are encoded in one region of Triticum aestivum cultivar Chinese Spring chromosome 1B, IWGSC CS RefSeq v2.1, whole genome shotgun sequence:
- the LOC123115313 gene encoding proteasome subunit beta type-7-B: protein MAGSMELPTKGGFSFDLCRRNAMLEKNGLKMPGFRKTGTTIVGLVFADGVVLGADTRATEGPIVADKNCEKIHFMAPNIYCCGAGTAADTEAVTDMVSSQLQLHRYATSRESRVVTALTLLKTHLFNYQGHVSAALVLGGVDVTGPHLHTVYPHGSTDTLPFATMGSGSLAAMSVFESKYREGLTREEGIALVAEAIRAGIFNDLGSGSNVDVCVITKGNTEYLRNHELPNPRTFVSSKGYSFNKGHTEVLSTNITQLKLKPEVADSDAMEE from the exons ATGGCCGGATCGATGGAACTCCCTACCAAGGGCGGCTTCAGCTTCGACCTGTGCCGCAGGAACGCCATGCTGGAGAAGAATGGCCTCAAGATGCCCGGGTTCAGGAAGACCGGAACTACCATCGTCGGCCTCGTGTTTGCG GATGGAGTTGTTCTTGGGGCAGACACAAGGGCAACCGAGGGTCCTATAGTTGCTGATAAGAACTGCGAGAAAATTCATTTTATGGCACCAAACATATATTGCTGTGGTGCTGGAACTGCTGCTGACACAGAGGCTGTGACAG ATATGGTCAGCTCCCAGCTACAACTTCACCGTTATGCTACTAGCCGTGAGTCAAGAGTTGTAACCGCTCTTACACTACTGAAGACACATCTTTTTAACTACCAAGGTCATGTCAGTGCTGCTCTTGTTCTTGGCGGAGTGGATGTCACTGGACCACATCTGCACACT GTTTATCCGCATGGCTCCACCGATACTCTTCCTTTTGCCACGATGGGTTCTGGATCCCTTGCTGCAATGTCAGTGTTTGAGTCGAAGTACAGAGAAGGCCTCACA AGGGAGGAAGGAATTGCACTTGTAGCCGAGGCAATCCGTGCTGGTATCTTCAATGACTTGGGAAGTGGCAGCAATGTGGATGTTTGTGTGATAACTAAG GGGAACACAGAGTACTTGAGAAACCACGAGTTACCAAACCCAAGGACTTTTGTCAGCTCGAAGGGATACAGCTTCAACAAGGGGCATACCG AGGTGTTGTCTACAAACATCACgcagctgaagctgaagccagagGTCGCTGATAGTGATGCAATGGAAGAGTGA
- the LOC123115324 gene encoding hexokinase-7 encodes MVAAVDAVAEKVVAQLREECATPATRLDGVATAMEEEMRAGLHQEAGSKIKMIISYVDNLPNGSEEGLFYALDLGGTNFRVLRVQLAGKDKRVVKRESREVSIPPHLMSGSSAELFGFIASALAKFVADEGDNKVLDGKQRELGFTFSFPVRQSSIASGTLIKWTKAFAIDDAVGKDVVAELQTAMEKQGIDMRVSALINDTVGTLATGSYNDEDVVIGVILGTGSNAAYLEKADAIPKLEGELPKSGNMVINTEWGNFSSSCLPITEYDQALDKESLNPREQIFEKLISGMYLGDIVRRVLLKIASRSLIFGHIKRTNLKTRFILRTPDISAMHHDETPDLRIVAEKLAETLKIKDTSLETRKMVVDICDIVTSRSARLAAAGIVGIIRKIGRGTPGDKRRTVIAIDGGLFEHYTKFRQCLESTLVELLGEEASELVAVKLTKDGSGVGAALIAAAHSQYLN; translated from the exons atggtggcggcggtggatGCGGTGGCGGAGAAGGTGGTAGCGCAGCTCCGGGAGGAGTGCGCGACCCCGGCGACGCGGCTGGATGGCGTGGCGACGGCCatggaggaggagatgagggctgGGCTGCACCAGGAGGCCGGCAGCAAGATCAAGATGATCATCTCCTACGTCGACAACCTCCCCAACGG GAGTGAAGAAGGCTTGTTCTACGCACTGGACCTTGGAGGAACAAACTTCCGCGTGCTTCGTGTGCAGCTCGCTGGCAAGGACAAGCGCGTCGTCAAGCGTGAATCCAGGGAGGTCTCTATTCCTCCTCACCTCATGTCAGGCAGCTCTGCG GAGTTGTTTGGCTTCATCGCGTCTGCGCTAGCCAAGTTTGTTGCAGATGAAGGAGATAACAAAGTGTTGGACGGCAAGCAGAGGGAGCTGGGCTTCACGTTCTCTTTCCCCGTGAGGCAGTCGTCCATCGCATCGGGCACCCTGATCAAGTGGACAAAGGCGTTTGCCATCGATGACGCG GTCGGCAAAGATGTAGTCGCGGAATTGCAGACGGCCATGGAGAAGCAAGGTATCGACATGCGTGTGTCTGCGTTG ATAAACGACACCGTAGGGACACTGGCTACGGGCAGCTATAACGATGAAGATGTTGTCATCGGTGTGATATTAGGTACCGGCTCAAATGCCGCATATCTAGAAAAGGCAGATGCCATACCCAAGTTGGAAGGAGAGTTACCAAAATCAGGAAATATG GTTATAAATACCGAATGGGGCAACTTCTCTTCTTCATGCCTTCCGATCACAGAATATGATCAAGCATTAGACAAGGAGAGCCTAAATCCTAGAGAGCAG ATCTTCGAAAAGTTAATATCCGGAATGTATCTTGGCGACATCGTGAGGCGGGTGCTTCTTAAAATCGCCTCGCGGTCTTTGATTTTTGGTCACATTAAACGCACCAACCTCAAAACTCGCTTCATTCTGAG GACTCCTGATATTTCCGCAATGCACCATGATGAAACCCCTGATCTGAGGATTGTAGCTGAAAAACTGGCAGAAACCCTGAAGATCAAAGACACGTCCTTGGAGACTCGGAAGATGGTCGTCGATATCTGCGACATTGTGACCAGCAGGTCTGCCCGGCTGGCCGCTGCCGGGATTGTGGGGATAATCAGGAAGATTGGTAGGGGCACCCCAGGCGACAAGAGGAGGACAGTCATCGCGATCGACGGCGGGCTGTTTGAGCATTACACCAAGTTCCGGCAGTGCCTGGAGAGCACGCTGGTGGAGCTGCTTGGCGAGGAGGCGTCGGAGTTGGTGGCGGTGAAGCTCACAAAGGACGGTTCGGGCGTCGGAGCTGCCCTGATTGCTGCTGCTCACTCTCAGTACCTCAACTGA